One region of Wyeomyia smithii strain HCP4-BCI-WySm-NY-G18 chromosome 3, ASM2978416v1, whole genome shotgun sequence genomic DNA includes:
- the LOC129728002 gene encoding segment polarity protein dishevelled isoform X2 has protein sequence MYAMDDKNSSGSGGGTSGSGGGSETKVIYHIDDETTPYLVKIPLPSAQVTLKDFKLVLNKQNINYKYFFKSMDADFGVVKEEIADDSTILPCFNGKVVSWLVTADGSNQSDCSEMQPTEMIDGRPTLAQLRTMNKPMNNIMNIPMNPLTYQSASVVSSDLDSTSLFETESEITLDRDMTECSSVQRLQVRKKPQRRKKRAPSMSRTSSYSSITDSTMSLNIITVQINMDTVNFLGISIVGQSNRGGDGGIYVGSIMKGGAVALDGRIEPGDMILQVNDVNFENMTNDEAVRVLREVVQKPGPIKLVVAKCWDPNPKGYFTIPRTEPVRPIDPGAWVAHTAALRSQDTINTDLPESVLERLHVDMDMKDIVRAMTKPESGLEIRDRMWLKITIPNAFIGADVVNWILENVDGIGDRRDARKYVSLMLRRGYIKHTVNKLTFSEQCYYVIGNGIRQDISNMSLDDTESMLSDIAPLPNPPIYMTYSGNYNPSHGYQPIQYGCTGERHPSSGSSSSDILTSKDTSASQSDLAAVIQQTNQMTLANASNKSSGSSNREFKIGGGGCGGGSGGGSGGGSILIRGSTGKQQPLYPNQQQHQQLNSGSANDDEGYEDSLYFQPTRTLRKEQLTNIYQNNNVK, from the exons ATGTACGCAATGGACGACAAAAACTCGTCCGGCAGTGGGGGCGGAACGAGTGGCAGCGGCGGTGGCAGCGAGACGAAAGTCATCTATCACATCGACGACGAAACAACACCCTACCTGGTCAAAATCCCGCTGCCGTCGGCCCAGGTAACGCTGAAGGATTTCAAACTGGTGCTGAACAAACAGAACATCAACTACAAGTACTTCTTCAAGTCGATGGACGCCGACTTCGGCGTCGTGAAGGAGGAAATCGCGGACGACTCCACCATACTGCCATGCTTCAACGGGAAGGTCGTGTCCTGGCTGGTGACGGCCGACGGTTCCAACCAGTCCGACTGCTCGGAAATGCAACCGACGGAGATGATCGACGGTAGACCGACGCTTGCCCAGCTGCGGACCATGAATAAACCGATGAACAATATAATGAATATCCCGATGAACCCGCTGACGTATCAATCCGCTTCGGTTGTTTCCAGCGATCTGGATTCGACCAGTTTGTTCGAAACGGAGAGTGAAATCACGCTGGACAGGGATATGACTGAATGCAGCAGTGTGCAGAGGTTACAGGTGCGGAAAAAACCTCAACGACGCAAAAAACGAGCACCGTCAATGTCTCGAACCTCCTCCTATAGTTCCATCACCGATTCGACTATGTCGCTGAACATCATCACAGTACAGATCAACATGGACACGGTGAACTTCCTGGGGATATCGATCGTTGGACAGTCGAACCGCGGTGGCGACGGTGGTATCTACGTAGGAAGCATTATGAAAGGCGGTGCTGTTGCGCTCGATGGTCGTATCGAACCGGGCGACATGATATTACAGGTAAATGATGTAAACTTTGAGAACATGACGAACGACGAGGCGGTTCGGGTTCTCCGAGAAGTGGTCCAAAAGCCCGGACCCATCAAACTAGTTGTTGCCAAATGTTGGGATCCAAATCCCAAAGGATACTTCACGATCCCCCGCACTGAACCGGTTCGTCCGATCGATCCAGGCGCATGGGTAGCACACACGGCCGCCCTACGCTCACAGGACACAATCAACACAGATCTTCCCGAATCCGTGCTCGAACGGCTACACGTCGACATGGATATGAAAGACATCGTACGTGCAATGACCAAACCAGAAAGCGGTCTCGAAATCCGGGACCGAATGTGGCTTAAAATCACAATTCCTAACGCATTTATCGGCGCTGACGTCGTCAATTGGATCCTGGAAAATGTCGACGGCATCGGTGATCGACGGGACGCCCGCAAGTACGTTTCGCTGATGCTGAGGCGGGGCTACATCAAGCACACCGTCAACAAGCTGACCTTCTCCGAGCAGTGCTACTACGTGATCGGCAACGGCATACGGCAGGACATCTCCAACATGTCGCTGGACGATACGGAGAGTATGCTCAGCGATATCGCCCCGCTGCCGAATCCGCCGATCTACATGACCTACTCGGGCAACTACAACCCATCGCACGGCTACCAGCCCATCCAGTACGGGTGCACCGGCGAGCGGCATCCGTCGTCCGGCTCGAGCAGTTCCGATATCCTCACCAGCAAGGATACGTCCGCGTCGCAGAGCGACCTGGCGGCCGTCATCCAGCAGACGAACCAGATGACGCTTGCGAACGCGTCGAACAAATCGTCCGGATCCTCGAACCGCG AGTTTAAGATCGGTGGTGGTGGATGCGGCGGCGGCAGCGGTGGTGGCAGTGGCGGCGGAAGCATCCTGATTCGTGGTTCCACCGGTAAGCAGCAACCGCTGTATCCGAACCAACAGCAACACCAGCAGCTGAACAGTGGCAGTGCCAACGACGACGAGGGCTACGAGGACAGCCTGTACTTCCAGCCGACGCGAACCCTGCGGAAGGAACAGCTGACGAACATCTACCAGAACAACAATGTCAAGTAA
- the LOC129728002 gene encoding segment polarity protein dishevelled isoform X3 has translation MYAMDDKNSSGSGGGTSGSGGGSETKVIYHIDDETTPYLVKIPLPSAQVTLKDFKLVLNKQNINYKYFFKSMDADFGVVKEEIADDSTILPCFNGKVVSWLVTADGSNQSDCSEMQPTEMIDGRPTLAQLRTMNKPMNNIMNIPMNPLTYQSASVVSSDLDSTSLFETESEITLDRDMTECSSVQRLQVRKKPQRRKKRAPSMSRTSSYSSITDSTMSLNIITVQINMDTVNFLGISIVGQSNRGGDGGIYVGSIMKGGAVALDGRIEPGDMILQVNDVNFENMTNDEAVRVLREVVQKPGPIKLVVAKCWDPNPKGYFTIPRTEPVRPIDPGAWVAHTAALRSQDTINTDLPESVLERLHVDMDMKDIVRAMTKPESGLEIRDRMWLKITIPNAFIGADVVNWILENVDGIGDRRDARKYVSLMLRRGYIKHTVNKLTFSEQCYYVIGNGIRQDISNMSLDDTESMLSDIAPLPNPPIYMTYSGNYNPSHGYQPIQYGCTGERHPSSGSSSSDILTSKDTSASQSDLAAVIQQTNQMTLANASNKSSGSSNRGNEQDMSVLSYL, from the exons ATGTACGCAATGGACGACAAAAACTCGTCCGGCAGTGGGGGCGGAACGAGTGGCAGCGGCGGTGGCAGCGAGACGAAAGTCATCTATCACATCGACGACGAAACAACACCCTACCTGGTCAAAATCCCGCTGCCGTCGGCCCAGGTAACGCTGAAGGATTTCAAACTGGTGCTGAACAAACAGAACATCAACTACAAGTACTTCTTCAAGTCGATGGACGCCGACTTCGGCGTCGTGAAGGAGGAAATCGCGGACGACTCCACCATACTGCCATGCTTCAACGGGAAGGTCGTGTCCTGGCTGGTGACGGCCGACGGTTCCAACCAGTCCGACTGCTCGGAAATGCAACCGACGGAGATGATCGACGGTAGACCGACGCTTGCCCAGCTGCGGACCATGAATAAACCGATGAACAATATAATGAATATCCCGATGAACCCGCTGACGTATCAATCCGCTTCGGTTGTTTCCAGCGATCTGGATTCGACCAGTTTGTTCGAAACGGAGAGTGAAATCACGCTGGACAGGGATATGACTGAATGCAGCAGTGTGCAGAGGTTACAGGTGCGGAAAAAACCTCAACGACGCAAAAAACGAGCACCGTCAATGTCTCGAACCTCCTCCTATAGTTCCATCACCGATTCGACTATGTCGCTGAACATCATCACAGTACAGATCAACATGGACACGGTGAACTTCCTGGGGATATCGATCGTTGGACAGTCGAACCGCGGTGGCGACGGTGGTATCTACGTAGGAAGCATTATGAAAGGCGGTGCTGTTGCGCTCGATGGTCGTATCGAACCGGGCGACATGATATTACAGGTAAATGATGTAAACTTTGAGAACATGACGAACGACGAGGCGGTTCGGGTTCTCCGAGAAGTGGTCCAAAAGCCCGGACCCATCAAACTAGTTGTTGCCAAATGTTGGGATCCAAATCCCAAAGGATACTTCACGATCCCCCGCACTGAACCGGTTCGTCCGATCGATCCAGGCGCATGGGTAGCACACACGGCCGCCCTACGCTCACAGGACACAATCAACACAGATCTTCCCGAATCCGTGCTCGAACGGCTACACGTCGACATGGATATGAAAGACATCGTACGTGCAATGACCAAACCAGAAAGCGGTCTCGAAATCCGGGACCGAATGTGGCTTAAAATCACAATTCCTAACGCATTTATCGGCGCTGACGTCGTCAATTGGATCCTGGAAAATGTCGACGGCATCGGTGATCGACGGGACGCCCGCAAGTACGTTTCGCTGATGCTGAGGCGGGGCTACATCAAGCACACCGTCAACAAGCTGACCTTCTCCGAGCAGTGCTACTACGTGATCGGCAACGGCATACGGCAGGACATCTCCAACATGTCGCTGGACGATACGGAGAGTATGCTCAGCGATATCGCCCCGCTGCCGAATCCGCCGATCTACATGACCTACTCGGGCAACTACAACCCATCGCACGGCTACCAGCCCATCCAGTACGGGTGCACCGGCGAGCGGCATCCGTCGTCCGGCTCGAGCAGTTCCGATATCCTCACCAGCAAGGATACGTCCGCGTCGCAGAGCGACCTGGCGGCCGTCATCCAGCAGACGAACCAGATGACGCTTGCGAACGCGTCGAACAAATCGTCCGGATCCTCGAACCGCGGTAATGAGCAAGATATGTCAG tTTTGAGCTATTTATGA
- the LOC129728002 gene encoding segment polarity protein dishevelled isoform X1, with amino-acid sequence MYAMDDKNSSGSGGGTSGSGGGSETKVIYHIDDETTPYLVKIPLPSAQVTLKDFKLVLNKQNINYKYFFKSMDADFGVVKEEIADDSTILPCFNGKVVSWLVTADGSNQSDCSEMQPTEMIDGRPTLAQLRTMNKPMNNIMNIPMNPLTYQSASVVSSDLDSTSLFETESEITLDRDMTECSSVQRLQVRKKPQRRKKRAPSMSRTSSYSSITDSTMSLNIITVQINMDTVNFLGISIVGQSNRGGDGGIYVGSIMKGGAVALDGRIEPGDMILQVNDVNFENMTNDEAVRVLREVVQKPGPIKLVVAKCWDPNPKGYFTIPRTEPVRPIDPGAWVAHTAALRSQDTINTDLPESVLERLHVDMDMKDIVRAMTKPESGLEIRDRMWLKITIPNAFIGADVVNWILENVDGIGDRRDARKYVSLMLRRGYIKHTVNKLTFSEQCYYVIGNGIRQDISNMSLDDTESMLSDIAPLPNPPIYMTYSGNYNPSHGYQPIQYGCTGERHPSSGSSSSDILTSKDTSASQSDLAAVIQQTNQMTLANASNKSSGSSNRGNEQDMSEFKIGGGGCGGGSGGGSGGGSILIRGSTGKQQPLYPNQQQHQQLNSGSANDDEGYEDSLYFQPTRTLRKEQLTNIYQNNNVK; translated from the exons ATGTACGCAATGGACGACAAAAACTCGTCCGGCAGTGGGGGCGGAACGAGTGGCAGCGGCGGTGGCAGCGAGACGAAAGTCATCTATCACATCGACGACGAAACAACACCCTACCTGGTCAAAATCCCGCTGCCGTCGGCCCAGGTAACGCTGAAGGATTTCAAACTGGTGCTGAACAAACAGAACATCAACTACAAGTACTTCTTCAAGTCGATGGACGCCGACTTCGGCGTCGTGAAGGAGGAAATCGCGGACGACTCCACCATACTGCCATGCTTCAACGGGAAGGTCGTGTCCTGGCTGGTGACGGCCGACGGTTCCAACCAGTCCGACTGCTCGGAAATGCAACCGACGGAGATGATCGACGGTAGACCGACGCTTGCCCAGCTGCGGACCATGAATAAACCGATGAACAATATAATGAATATCCCGATGAACCCGCTGACGTATCAATCCGCTTCGGTTGTTTCCAGCGATCTGGATTCGACCAGTTTGTTCGAAACGGAGAGTGAAATCACGCTGGACAGGGATATGACTGAATGCAGCAGTGTGCAGAGGTTACAGGTGCGGAAAAAACCTCAACGACGCAAAAAACGAGCACCGTCAATGTCTCGAACCTCCTCCTATAGTTCCATCACCGATTCGACTATGTCGCTGAACATCATCACAGTACAGATCAACATGGACACGGTGAACTTCCTGGGGATATCGATCGTTGGACAGTCGAACCGCGGTGGCGACGGTGGTATCTACGTAGGAAGCATTATGAAAGGCGGTGCTGTTGCGCTCGATGGTCGTATCGAACCGGGCGACATGATATTACAGGTAAATGATGTAAACTTTGAGAACATGACGAACGACGAGGCGGTTCGGGTTCTCCGAGAAGTGGTCCAAAAGCCCGGACCCATCAAACTAGTTGTTGCCAAATGTTGGGATCCAAATCCCAAAGGATACTTCACGATCCCCCGCACTGAACCGGTTCGTCCGATCGATCCAGGCGCATGGGTAGCACACACGGCCGCCCTACGCTCACAGGACACAATCAACACAGATCTTCCCGAATCCGTGCTCGAACGGCTACACGTCGACATGGATATGAAAGACATCGTACGTGCAATGACCAAACCAGAAAGCGGTCTCGAAATCCGGGACCGAATGTGGCTTAAAATCACAATTCCTAACGCATTTATCGGCGCTGACGTCGTCAATTGGATCCTGGAAAATGTCGACGGCATCGGTGATCGACGGGACGCCCGCAAGTACGTTTCGCTGATGCTGAGGCGGGGCTACATCAAGCACACCGTCAACAAGCTGACCTTCTCCGAGCAGTGCTACTACGTGATCGGCAACGGCATACGGCAGGACATCTCCAACATGTCGCTGGACGATACGGAGAGTATGCTCAGCGATATCGCCCCGCTGCCGAATCCGCCGATCTACATGACCTACTCGGGCAACTACAACCCATCGCACGGCTACCAGCCCATCCAGTACGGGTGCACCGGCGAGCGGCATCCGTCGTCCGGCTCGAGCAGTTCCGATATCCTCACCAGCAAGGATACGTCCGCGTCGCAGAGCGACCTGGCGGCCGTCATCCAGCAGACGAACCAGATGACGCTTGCGAACGCGTCGAACAAATCGTCCGGATCCTCGAACCGCGGTAATGAGCAAGATATGTCAG AGTTTAAGATCGGTGGTGGTGGATGCGGCGGCGGCAGCGGTGGTGGCAGTGGCGGCGGAAGCATCCTGATTCGTGGTTCCACCGGTAAGCAGCAACCGCTGTATCCGAACCAACAGCAACACCAGCAGCTGAACAGTGGCAGTGCCAACGACGACGAGGGCTACGAGGACAGCCTGTACTTCCAGCCGACGCGAACCCTGCGGAAGGAACAGCTGACGAACATCTACCAGAACAACAATGTCAAGTAA
- the LOC129728002 gene encoding segment polarity protein dishevelled isoform X5 produces the protein MYAMDDKNSSGSGGGTSGSGGGSETKVIYHIDDETTPYLVKIPLPSAQVTLKDFKLVLNKQNINYKYFFKSMDADFGVVKEEIADDSTILPCFNGKVVSWLVTADGSNQSDCSEMQPTEMIDGRPTLAQLRTMNKPMNNIMNIPMNPLTYQSASVVSSDLDSTSLFETESEITLDRDMTECSSVQRLQVRKKPQRRKKRAPSMSRTSSYSSITDSTMSLNIITVQINMDTVNFLGISIVGQSNRGGDGGIYVGSIMKGGAVALDGRIEPGDMILQVNDVNFENMTNDEAVRVLREVVQKPGPIKLVVAKCWDPNPKGYFTIPRTEPVRPIDPGAWVAHTAALRSQDTINTDLPESVLERLHVDMDMKDIVRAMTKPESGLEIRDRMWLKITIPNAFIGADVVNWILENVDGIGDRRDARKYVSLMLRRGYIKHTVNKLTFSEQCYYVIGNGIRQDISNMSLDDTESMLSDIAPLPNPPIYMTYSGNYNPSHGYQPIQYGCTGERHPSSGSSSSDILTSKDTSASQSDLAAVIQQTNQMTLANASNKSSGSSNRVLSYL, from the exons ATGTACGCAATGGACGACAAAAACTCGTCCGGCAGTGGGGGCGGAACGAGTGGCAGCGGCGGTGGCAGCGAGACGAAAGTCATCTATCACATCGACGACGAAACAACACCCTACCTGGTCAAAATCCCGCTGCCGTCGGCCCAGGTAACGCTGAAGGATTTCAAACTGGTGCTGAACAAACAGAACATCAACTACAAGTACTTCTTCAAGTCGATGGACGCCGACTTCGGCGTCGTGAAGGAGGAAATCGCGGACGACTCCACCATACTGCCATGCTTCAACGGGAAGGTCGTGTCCTGGCTGGTGACGGCCGACGGTTCCAACCAGTCCGACTGCTCGGAAATGCAACCGACGGAGATGATCGACGGTAGACCGACGCTTGCCCAGCTGCGGACCATGAATAAACCGATGAACAATATAATGAATATCCCGATGAACCCGCTGACGTATCAATCCGCTTCGGTTGTTTCCAGCGATCTGGATTCGACCAGTTTGTTCGAAACGGAGAGTGAAATCACGCTGGACAGGGATATGACTGAATGCAGCAGTGTGCAGAGGTTACAGGTGCGGAAAAAACCTCAACGACGCAAAAAACGAGCACCGTCAATGTCTCGAACCTCCTCCTATAGTTCCATCACCGATTCGACTATGTCGCTGAACATCATCACAGTACAGATCAACATGGACACGGTGAACTTCCTGGGGATATCGATCGTTGGACAGTCGAACCGCGGTGGCGACGGTGGTATCTACGTAGGAAGCATTATGAAAGGCGGTGCTGTTGCGCTCGATGGTCGTATCGAACCGGGCGACATGATATTACAGGTAAATGATGTAAACTTTGAGAACATGACGAACGACGAGGCGGTTCGGGTTCTCCGAGAAGTGGTCCAAAAGCCCGGACCCATCAAACTAGTTGTTGCCAAATGTTGGGATCCAAATCCCAAAGGATACTTCACGATCCCCCGCACTGAACCGGTTCGTCCGATCGATCCAGGCGCATGGGTAGCACACACGGCCGCCCTACGCTCACAGGACACAATCAACACAGATCTTCCCGAATCCGTGCTCGAACGGCTACACGTCGACATGGATATGAAAGACATCGTACGTGCAATGACCAAACCAGAAAGCGGTCTCGAAATCCGGGACCGAATGTGGCTTAAAATCACAATTCCTAACGCATTTATCGGCGCTGACGTCGTCAATTGGATCCTGGAAAATGTCGACGGCATCGGTGATCGACGGGACGCCCGCAAGTACGTTTCGCTGATGCTGAGGCGGGGCTACATCAAGCACACCGTCAACAAGCTGACCTTCTCCGAGCAGTGCTACTACGTGATCGGCAACGGCATACGGCAGGACATCTCCAACATGTCGCTGGACGATACGGAGAGTATGCTCAGCGATATCGCCCCGCTGCCGAATCCGCCGATCTACATGACCTACTCGGGCAACTACAACCCATCGCACGGCTACCAGCCCATCCAGTACGGGTGCACCGGCGAGCGGCATCCGTCGTCCGGCTCGAGCAGTTCCGATATCCTCACCAGCAAGGATACGTCCGCGTCGCAGAGCGACCTGGCGGCCGTCATCCAGCAGACGAACCAGATGACGCTTGCGAACGCGTCGAACAAATCGTCCGGATCCTCGAACCGCG tTTTGAGCTATTTATGA
- the LOC129728002 gene encoding segment polarity protein dishevelled isoform X4: protein MYAMDDKNSSGSGGGTSGSGGGSETKVIYHIDDETTPYLVKIPLPSAQVTLKDFKLVLNKQNINYKYFFKSMDADFGVVKEEIADDSTILPCFNGKVVSWLVTADGSNQSDCSEMQPTEMIDGRPTLAQLRTMNKPMNNIMNIPMNPLTYQSASVVSSDLDSTSLFETESEITLDRDMTECSSVQRLQVRKKPQRRKKRAPSMSRTSSYSSITDSTMSLNIITVQINMDTVNFLGISIVGQSNRGGDGGIYVGSIMKGGAVALDGRIEPGDMILQVNDVNFENMTNDEAVRVLREVVQKPGPIKLVVAKCWDPNPKGYFTIPRTEPVRPIDPGAWVAHTAALRSQDTINTDLPESVLERLHVDMDMKDIVRAMTKPESGLEIRDRMWLKITIPNAFIGADVVNWILENVDGIGDRRDARKYVSLMLRRGYIKHTVNKLTFSEQCYYVIGNGIRQDISNMSLDDTESMLSDIAPLPNPPIYMTYSGNYNPSHGYQPIQYGCTGERHPSSGSSSSDILTSKDTSASQSDLAAVIQQTNQMTLANASNKSSGSSNRGNEQDMSGRV from the exons ATGTACGCAATGGACGACAAAAACTCGTCCGGCAGTGGGGGCGGAACGAGTGGCAGCGGCGGTGGCAGCGAGACGAAAGTCATCTATCACATCGACGACGAAACAACACCCTACCTGGTCAAAATCCCGCTGCCGTCGGCCCAGGTAACGCTGAAGGATTTCAAACTGGTGCTGAACAAACAGAACATCAACTACAAGTACTTCTTCAAGTCGATGGACGCCGACTTCGGCGTCGTGAAGGAGGAAATCGCGGACGACTCCACCATACTGCCATGCTTCAACGGGAAGGTCGTGTCCTGGCTGGTGACGGCCGACGGTTCCAACCAGTCCGACTGCTCGGAAATGCAACCGACGGAGATGATCGACGGTAGACCGACGCTTGCCCAGCTGCGGACCATGAATAAACCGATGAACAATATAATGAATATCCCGATGAACCCGCTGACGTATCAATCCGCTTCGGTTGTTTCCAGCGATCTGGATTCGACCAGTTTGTTCGAAACGGAGAGTGAAATCACGCTGGACAGGGATATGACTGAATGCAGCAGTGTGCAGAGGTTACAGGTGCGGAAAAAACCTCAACGACGCAAAAAACGAGCACCGTCAATGTCTCGAACCTCCTCCTATAGTTCCATCACCGATTCGACTATGTCGCTGAACATCATCACAGTACAGATCAACATGGACACGGTGAACTTCCTGGGGATATCGATCGTTGGACAGTCGAACCGCGGTGGCGACGGTGGTATCTACGTAGGAAGCATTATGAAAGGCGGTGCTGTTGCGCTCGATGGTCGTATCGAACCGGGCGACATGATATTACAGGTAAATGATGTAAACTTTGAGAACATGACGAACGACGAGGCGGTTCGGGTTCTCCGAGAAGTGGTCCAAAAGCCCGGACCCATCAAACTAGTTGTTGCCAAATGTTGGGATCCAAATCCCAAAGGATACTTCACGATCCCCCGCACTGAACCGGTTCGTCCGATCGATCCAGGCGCATGGGTAGCACACACGGCCGCCCTACGCTCACAGGACACAATCAACACAGATCTTCCCGAATCCGTGCTCGAACGGCTACACGTCGACATGGATATGAAAGACATCGTACGTGCAATGACCAAACCAGAAAGCGGTCTCGAAATCCGGGACCGAATGTGGCTTAAAATCACAATTCCTAACGCATTTATCGGCGCTGACGTCGTCAATTGGATCCTGGAAAATGTCGACGGCATCGGTGATCGACGGGACGCCCGCAAGTACGTTTCGCTGATGCTGAGGCGGGGCTACATCAAGCACACCGTCAACAAGCTGACCTTCTCCGAGCAGTGCTACTACGTGATCGGCAACGGCATACGGCAGGACATCTCCAACATGTCGCTGGACGATACGGAGAGTATGCTCAGCGATATCGCCCCGCTGCCGAATCCGCCGATCTACATGACCTACTCGGGCAACTACAACCCATCGCACGGCTACCAGCCCATCCAGTACGGGTGCACCGGCGAGCGGCATCCGTCGTCCGGCTCGAGCAGTTCCGATATCCTCACCAGCAAGGATACGTCCGCGTCGCAGAGCGACCTGGCGGCCGTCATCCAGCAGACGAACCAGATGACGCTTGCGAACGCGTCGAACAAATCGTCCGGATCCTCGAACCGCGGTAATGAGCAAGATATGTCAG GCAGAGTTTAA
- the LOC129728002 gene encoding segment polarity protein dishevelled isoform X6, with amino-acid sequence MYAMDDKNSSGSGGGTSGSGGGSETKVIYHIDDETTPYLVKIPLPSAQVTLKDFKLVLNKQNINYKYFFKSMDADFGVVKEEIADDSTILPCFNGKVVSWLVTADGSNQSDCSEMQPTEMIDGRPTLAQLRTMNKPMNNIMNIPMNPLTYQSASVVSSDLDSTSLFETESEITLDRDMTECSSVQRLQVRKKPQRRKKRAPSMSRTSSYSSITDSTMSLNIITVQINMDTVNFLGISIVGQSNRGGDGGIYVGSIMKGGAVALDGRIEPGDMILQVNDVNFENMTNDEAVRVLREVVQKPGPIKLVVAKCWDPNPKGYFTIPRTEPVRPIDPGAWVAHTAALRSQDTINTDLPESVLERLHVDMDMKDIVRAMTKPESGLEIRDRMWLKITIPNAFIGADVVNWILENVDGIGDRRDARKYVSLMLRRGYIKHTVNKLTFSEQCYYVIGNGIRQDISNMSLDDTESMLSDIAPLPNPPIYMTYSGNYNPSHGYQPIQYGCTGERHPSSGSSSSDILTSKDTSASQSDLAAVIQQTNQMTLANASNKSSGSSNRGRV; translated from the exons ATGTACGCAATGGACGACAAAAACTCGTCCGGCAGTGGGGGCGGAACGAGTGGCAGCGGCGGTGGCAGCGAGACGAAAGTCATCTATCACATCGACGACGAAACAACACCCTACCTGGTCAAAATCCCGCTGCCGTCGGCCCAGGTAACGCTGAAGGATTTCAAACTGGTGCTGAACAAACAGAACATCAACTACAAGTACTTCTTCAAGTCGATGGACGCCGACTTCGGCGTCGTGAAGGAGGAAATCGCGGACGACTCCACCATACTGCCATGCTTCAACGGGAAGGTCGTGTCCTGGCTGGTGACGGCCGACGGTTCCAACCAGTCCGACTGCTCGGAAATGCAACCGACGGAGATGATCGACGGTAGACCGACGCTTGCCCAGCTGCGGACCATGAATAAACCGATGAACAATATAATGAATATCCCGATGAACCCGCTGACGTATCAATCCGCTTCGGTTGTTTCCAGCGATCTGGATTCGACCAGTTTGTTCGAAACGGAGAGTGAAATCACGCTGGACAGGGATATGACTGAATGCAGCAGTGTGCAGAGGTTACAGGTGCGGAAAAAACCTCAACGACGCAAAAAACGAGCACCGTCAATGTCTCGAACCTCCTCCTATAGTTCCATCACCGATTCGACTATGTCGCTGAACATCATCACAGTACAGATCAACATGGACACGGTGAACTTCCTGGGGATATCGATCGTTGGACAGTCGAACCGCGGTGGCGACGGTGGTATCTACGTAGGAAGCATTATGAAAGGCGGTGCTGTTGCGCTCGATGGTCGTATCGAACCGGGCGACATGATATTACAGGTAAATGATGTAAACTTTGAGAACATGACGAACGACGAGGCGGTTCGGGTTCTCCGAGAAGTGGTCCAAAAGCCCGGACCCATCAAACTAGTTGTTGCCAAATGTTGGGATCCAAATCCCAAAGGATACTTCACGATCCCCCGCACTGAACCGGTTCGTCCGATCGATCCAGGCGCATGGGTAGCACACACGGCCGCCCTACGCTCACAGGACACAATCAACACAGATCTTCCCGAATCCGTGCTCGAACGGCTACACGTCGACATGGATATGAAAGACATCGTACGTGCAATGACCAAACCAGAAAGCGGTCTCGAAATCCGGGACCGAATGTGGCTTAAAATCACAATTCCTAACGCATTTATCGGCGCTGACGTCGTCAATTGGATCCTGGAAAATGTCGACGGCATCGGTGATCGACGGGACGCCCGCAAGTACGTTTCGCTGATGCTGAGGCGGGGCTACATCAAGCACACCGTCAACAAGCTGACCTTCTCCGAGCAGTGCTACTACGTGATCGGCAACGGCATACGGCAGGACATCTCCAACATGTCGCTGGACGATACGGAGAGTATGCTCAGCGATATCGCCCCGCTGCCGAATCCGCCGATCTACATGACCTACTCGGGCAACTACAACCCATCGCACGGCTACCAGCCCATCCAGTACGGGTGCACCGGCGAGCGGCATCCGTCGTCCGGCTCGAGCAGTTCCGATATCCTCACCAGCAAGGATACGTCCGCGTCGCAGAGCGACCTGGCGGCCGTCATCCAGCAGACGAACCAGATGACGCTTGCGAACGCGTCGAACAAATCGTCCGGATCCTCGAACCGCG GCAGAGTTTAA